A single window of Anopheles moucheti chromosome 2, idAnoMoucSN_F20_07, whole genome shotgun sequence DNA harbors:
- the LOC128309690 gene encoding uncharacterized protein LOC128309690 isoform X3, with protein MSLTEDNDYLDDWPEEDFMSLLKMDDTMLFSEPSANNGGGTDELDDIMRQLNYSYSTESYLGEQQVTSPLSSDSSSDQDFHGFPSTTDGGSSSASLDGYFDEGYAVRMQDSPPIKSELASVDFNMLNVLEPGSPTEEEGVISSAASDSGLSSDHLDLDPNTEYEALSPAMSSLGSSISERGGQNSTHRYTKSSTETPQIIQHVQLAASQPAATLPQTISAGQPTSQTTVPARAEKFVTKAIVTNASTSMNPQPMKTSSSKMSTATVYQQLTGAKSLISNGPKRIFASANRNSTATSIVSSAPPQQIVSNGKELKIIRMATMKNGQTVAVASGLTAASTTTSNNKKVTLQLKNSATNMKSAGVSGSVIPKNVVLTSSSANACSPGTTTVPGVRKVIRMQQQTQQNGRQILVPVTIQDLRTIKIVNSNNMKHKSANIKLAAANMLQQSKQGLIQKNMVLSKDQLLIDDGLSDAAPSSSDSESYVFEDIMEQSNSVIAEVERQQKHIISDSDVEPDGDDGDDDDIDMDDIGKGRNQNGTYQKLMLTTEEKRLLAKEGISLPTSYPLTKHEERELKRIRRKIRNKISAQDSRKRKKEYVDGLEERVKQCTEENQNLVKRIKILQSQNHDLVSQMKRIQSLLTKGTSKTTQPATCLMVLLISMALVAVPNLKLGNTATQQNIQDSIEMSELMQEVANEKLQVQQSRRSLLFDTKEQAHGSDEELNFEEIMSSFNANSLIANEHDYFSEADGRSGNEPPSAKRSKLLTTTLIDYDVDDDIWNGGNKIRIKQEAAGSMSPDSSTTVGTNSQLFEQKVRLFQSTLQKSIRDEENGMAQEFFAQDNINSQVIVDRELFDLVGKHDNGLYEMNHDTFAGLQTKGMNGVNGIDLLGVRSEPTVVVNADSTAAEPNEARKMNASQQIQQQNNKRKLLL; from the exons ATGAGCCTAACAGAAGATAACGATTATTTG GACGATTGGCCGGAGGAAGATTTCATGAGTTTGCTGAAGATGGATGATACAATGCTGTTTAGCGAACCTTCCGCCAACAATGGCGGTGGTACGGACGAGCTGGACGATATTATGCGACAGCTGAACTACAGTTACTCGACGGAGTCGTATCTGGGCGAGCAACAGGTCACATCCCCGCTGTCGTCCGATTCGTCCTCGGATCAAGATTTCCACGGTTTCCCAAGCACAACCgacggcggcagcagcagtgcgTCGCTGGATGGATATTTCGACGAGGGGTACGCAGTACGCATGCAGGACTCTCCGCCCATAAAGTCGGAACTAGCGAGCGTAGACTTCAATATGCTCAACGTACTGGAACCGGGCAGCCCAACCGAAGAAGAAGGCGTCATCTCTTCGGCTGCCTCTGACAGTGGATTGTCAAGCGATCATCTTGATCT GGACCCGAACACGGAATATGAGGCACTTAGTCCCGCAATGTCTTCACTCGGTTCGTCCATTAGCGAACGCGGTGGCCAAAATTCGACCCACCGTTACACAAAATCAAGCACAGAAACGCCTCAAATTATTCAACATGTCCAGCTTGCTGCATCACAACCGGCGGCAACCCTCCCGCAAACGATATCTGCAGGCCAACCAACGTCACAAACCACGGTACCGGCACGTGCTGAAAAGTTCGTTACTAAAGCGATTGTTACTAATGCATCCACCAGCATGAATCCGCAACCGATGAAAACTTCCTCGAGCAAGATGTCTACGGCGACCGTTTACCAACAGTTGACGGGAGCAAAATCATTGATTAGCAACGGTCCCAAGAGGATTTTCGCATCGGCCAATAGAAATTCCACGGCGACATCAATTGTGTCTAGTGCTCCGCCGCAGCAGATCGTAAGCAATGGCAAAGAGCTCAAGATAATCCGTATGGCAACGATGAAGAACGGTCAAACGGTTGCAGTTGCCAGCGGACTCACGGCGGCCAGTACGACGACcagtaacaacaaaaaggtTACCTTGCAGCTGAAGAACTCAGCGACGAACATGAAATCGGCTGGTGTCAGCGGGTCGGTTATTCCCAAAAATGTGGTGCTGACTTCGTCGTCGGCAAACGCTTGCAGTCccggcaccaccaccgtgcCCGGTGTGCGTAAAGTTATCCGCatgcagcagcaaacgcaacagaacggacgCCAAATACTCGTCCCGGTAACGATTCAAGATCTCCGAACGATTAAGATCGTCAACTCCAACAATATGAAGCATAAGTCGGCCAACATCAAGCTGGCTGCGGCTAACATGCTGCAACAGTCCAAGCAGGGTCTAATACAGAAGAACATGGTGCTAAGCAAGGATCAGCTCCTGATTGATGACGGTCTGTCGGACGCTGCGCCGAGTTCGTCCGATTCGGAAAGCTACGTGTTTGAGGACATCATGGAGCAGAGCAACTCGGTGATTGCCGAGGTAGAACGCCAGCAGAAGCATATCATCAGCGATTCCGATGTCGAACCGGACGGggacgatggtgatgacgaCGATATCGATATGGATGACATCGGTAAAGGGCGCAATCAGAACGGCACCTACCAGAAGCTGATGTTGACGACGGAGGAGAAACGCCTGTTGGCGAAGGAAGGCATCTCCCTACCGACCAGCTATCCGCTAACCAAACACGAGGAGCGTGAGCTGAAGCGCATCCGGCGAAAAATTCGCAACAAAATCTCGGCCCAGGACTCCCGCAAGCGCAAGAAGGAGTACGTCGATGGGCTGGAGGAAAG AGTGAAACAGTGTACGGAAGAGAACCAGAATTTGGTGAAACGAATCAAGATTCTGCAGAGCCAAAATCACGATCTCGTTAGCCAGATGAAACGCATCCAGTCGCTGCTGACGAAGGGCACCAGCAAGACTACACAGCCTGCCACCTGTCTAATGGTGCTGTTGATCAGCATGGCTCTCGTCGCCGTTCCAAACCTTAAGCTTGGCAACACGGCCACCCAGCAAAACATTCAAGACTCGATAGAGATGTCTGAGCTAATGCAGGAGGTGGCAAACGAGAAGCTGCAGGTGCAGCAGAGTCGTCGCTCGCTGCTATTCGACACCAAGGAGCAAGCCCATGGCAGCGATGAAGAGTTGAACTTCGAAGAGATCATGTCCTCGTTCAACGCCAACTCGTTGATCGCGAATGAGCACGACTATTTCAGCGAGGCTGATGGTCGTTCCGGCAACGAGCCACCTTCAGCGAAGCGCTCCAAGCTGCTGACGACCACACTCATAGACTACGATGTGGACGATGACATTTGGAACGGTGGTAACAAGATCCGCATCAAGCAGGAAGCGGCGGGATCTATGTCACCGGACAGTAGCACCACTGTCGGCACTAACAGCCAGCTGTTTGAGCAGAAAGTGCGTTTATTCCAGTCCACTTTGCAGAAGAGCATTCGtgacgaagaaaatggtaTGGCGCAAGAGTTTTTCGCACAGGACAACATCAACAGCCAGGTGATTGTGGATCGCGAGTTGTTCGATTTGGTCGGCAAGCACGATAACGGACTGTACGAGATGAACCACGATACATTCGCGGGTCTGCAGACGAAGGGCATGAACGGTGTAAACGGTATCGATCTGCTGGGAGTCCGCTCCGAACCAACGGTCGTTGTTAATGCCGACTCGACAGCGGCTGAGCCGAACGAAGCACGAAAGATGAACGCTTCACAGCAGattcagcagcaaaacaacaagcgTAAATTGCTGCTTTAA
- the LOC128309690 gene encoding uncharacterized protein LOC128309690 isoform X2, giving the protein MSLTEDNDYLQDDWPEEDFMSLLKMDDTMLFSEPSANNGGGTDELDDIMRQLNYSYSTESYLGEQQVTSPLSSDSSSDQDFHGFPSTTDGGSSSASLDGYFDEGYAVRMQDSPPIKSELASVDFNMLNVLEPGSPTEEEGVISSAASDSGLSSDHLDLDPNTEYEALSPAMSSLGSSISERGGQNSTHRYTKSSTETPQIIQHVQLAASQPAATLPQTISAGQPTSQTTVPARAEKFVTKAIVTNASTSMNPQPMKTSSSKMSTATVYQQLTGAKSLISNGPKRIFASANRNSTATSIVSSAPPQQIVSNGKELKIIRMATMKNGQTVAVASGLTAASTTTSNNKKVTLQLKNSATNMKSAGVSGSVIPKNVVLTSSSANACSPGTTTVPGVRKVIRMQQQTQQNGRQILVPVTIQDLRTIKIVNSNNMKHKSANIKLAAANMLQQSKQGLIQKNMVLSKDQLLIDDGLSDAAPSSSDSESYVFEDIMEQSNSVIAEVERQQKHIISDSDVEPDGDDGDDDDIDMDDIGKGRNQNGTYQKLMLTTEEKRLLAKEGISLPTSYPLTKHEERELKRIRRKIRNKISAQDSRKRKKEYVDGLEERVKQCTEENQNLVKRIKILQSQNHDLVSQMKRIQSLLTKGTSKTTQPATCLMVLLISMALVAVPNLKLGNTATQQNIQDSIEMSELMQEVANEKLQVQQSRRSLLFDTKEQAHGSDEELNFEEIMSSFNANSLIANEHDYFSEADGRSGNEPPSAKRSKLLTTTLIDYDVDDDIWNGGNKIRIKQEAAGSMSPDSSTTVGTNSQLFEQKVRLFQSTLQKSIRDEENGMAQEFFAQDNINSQVIVDRELFDLVGKHDNGLYEMNHDTFAGLQTKGMNGVNGIDLLGVRSEPTVVVNADSTAAEPNEARKMNASQQIQQQNNKRKLLL; this is encoded by the exons ATGAGCCTAACAGAAGATAACGATTATTTG CAGGACGATTGGCCGGAGGAAGATTTCATGAGTTTGCTGAAGATGGATGATACAATGCTGTTTAGCGAACCTTCCGCCAACAATGGCGGTGGTACGGACGAGCTGGACGATATTATGCGACAGCTGAACTACAGTTACTCGACGGAGTCGTATCTGGGCGAGCAACAGGTCACATCCCCGCTGTCGTCCGATTCGTCCTCGGATCAAGATTTCCACGGTTTCCCAAGCACAACCgacggcggcagcagcagtgcgTCGCTGGATGGATATTTCGACGAGGGGTACGCAGTACGCATGCAGGACTCTCCGCCCATAAAGTCGGAACTAGCGAGCGTAGACTTCAATATGCTCAACGTACTGGAACCGGGCAGCCCAACCGAAGAAGAAGGCGTCATCTCTTCGGCTGCCTCTGACAGTGGATTGTCAAGCGATCATCTTGATCT GGACCCGAACACGGAATATGAGGCACTTAGTCCCGCAATGTCTTCACTCGGTTCGTCCATTAGCGAACGCGGTGGCCAAAATTCGACCCACCGTTACACAAAATCAAGCACAGAAACGCCTCAAATTATTCAACATGTCCAGCTTGCTGCATCACAACCGGCGGCAACCCTCCCGCAAACGATATCTGCAGGCCAACCAACGTCACAAACCACGGTACCGGCACGTGCTGAAAAGTTCGTTACTAAAGCGATTGTTACTAATGCATCCACCAGCATGAATCCGCAACCGATGAAAACTTCCTCGAGCAAGATGTCTACGGCGACCGTTTACCAACAGTTGACGGGAGCAAAATCATTGATTAGCAACGGTCCCAAGAGGATTTTCGCATCGGCCAATAGAAATTCCACGGCGACATCAATTGTGTCTAGTGCTCCGCCGCAGCAGATCGTAAGCAATGGCAAAGAGCTCAAGATAATCCGTATGGCAACGATGAAGAACGGTCAAACGGTTGCAGTTGCCAGCGGACTCACGGCGGCCAGTACGACGACcagtaacaacaaaaaggtTACCTTGCAGCTGAAGAACTCAGCGACGAACATGAAATCGGCTGGTGTCAGCGGGTCGGTTATTCCCAAAAATGTGGTGCTGACTTCGTCGTCGGCAAACGCTTGCAGTCccggcaccaccaccgtgcCCGGTGTGCGTAAAGTTATCCGCatgcagcagcaaacgcaacagaacggacgCCAAATACTCGTCCCGGTAACGATTCAAGATCTCCGAACGATTAAGATCGTCAACTCCAACAATATGAAGCATAAGTCGGCCAACATCAAGCTGGCTGCGGCTAACATGCTGCAACAGTCCAAGCAGGGTCTAATACAGAAGAACATGGTGCTAAGCAAGGATCAGCTCCTGATTGATGACGGTCTGTCGGACGCTGCGCCGAGTTCGTCCGATTCGGAAAGCTACGTGTTTGAGGACATCATGGAGCAGAGCAACTCGGTGATTGCCGAGGTAGAACGCCAGCAGAAGCATATCATCAGCGATTCCGATGTCGAACCGGACGGggacgatggtgatgacgaCGATATCGATATGGATGACATCGGTAAAGGGCGCAATCAGAACGGCACCTACCAGAAGCTGATGTTGACGACGGAGGAGAAACGCCTGTTGGCGAAGGAAGGCATCTCCCTACCGACCAGCTATCCGCTAACCAAACACGAGGAGCGTGAGCTGAAGCGCATCCGGCGAAAAATTCGCAACAAAATCTCGGCCCAGGACTCCCGCAAGCGCAAGAAGGAGTACGTCGATGGGCTGGAGGAAAG AGTGAAACAGTGTACGGAAGAGAACCAGAATTTGGTGAAACGAATCAAGATTCTGCAGAGCCAAAATCACGATCTCGTTAGCCAGATGAAACGCATCCAGTCGCTGCTGACGAAGGGCACCAGCAAGACTACACAGCCTGCCACCTGTCTAATGGTGCTGTTGATCAGCATGGCTCTCGTCGCCGTTCCAAACCTTAAGCTTGGCAACACGGCCACCCAGCAAAACATTCAAGACTCGATAGAGATGTCTGAGCTAATGCAGGAGGTGGCAAACGAGAAGCTGCAGGTGCAGCAGAGTCGTCGCTCGCTGCTATTCGACACCAAGGAGCAAGCCCATGGCAGCGATGAAGAGTTGAACTTCGAAGAGATCATGTCCTCGTTCAACGCCAACTCGTTGATCGCGAATGAGCACGACTATTTCAGCGAGGCTGATGGTCGTTCCGGCAACGAGCCACCTTCAGCGAAGCGCTCCAAGCTGCTGACGACCACACTCATAGACTACGATGTGGACGATGACATTTGGAACGGTGGTAACAAGATCCGCATCAAGCAGGAAGCGGCGGGATCTATGTCACCGGACAGTAGCACCACTGTCGGCACTAACAGCCAGCTGTTTGAGCAGAAAGTGCGTTTATTCCAGTCCACTTTGCAGAAGAGCATTCGtgacgaagaaaatggtaTGGCGCAAGAGTTTTTCGCACAGGACAACATCAACAGCCAGGTGATTGTGGATCGCGAGTTGTTCGATTTGGTCGGCAAGCACGATAACGGACTGTACGAGATGAACCACGATACATTCGCGGGTCTGCAGACGAAGGGCATGAACGGTGTAAACGGTATCGATCTGCTGGGAGTCCGCTCCGAACCAACGGTCGTTGTTAATGCCGACTCGACAGCGGCTGAGCCGAACGAAGCACGAAAGATGAACGCTTCACAGCAGattcagcagcaaaacaacaagcgTAAATTGCTGCTTTAA
- the LOC128309690 gene encoding uncharacterized protein LOC128309690 isoform X1, whose translation MMEGGDINNFLFDDDWPEEDFMSLLKMDDTMLFSEPSANNGGGTDELDDIMRQLNYSYSTESYLGEQQVTSPLSSDSSSDQDFHGFPSTTDGGSSSASLDGYFDEGYAVRMQDSPPIKSELASVDFNMLNVLEPGSPTEEEGVISSAASDSGLSSDHLDLDPNTEYEALSPAMSSLGSSISERGGQNSTHRYTKSSTETPQIIQHVQLAASQPAATLPQTISAGQPTSQTTVPARAEKFVTKAIVTNASTSMNPQPMKTSSSKMSTATVYQQLTGAKSLISNGPKRIFASANRNSTATSIVSSAPPQQIVSNGKELKIIRMATMKNGQTVAVASGLTAASTTTSNNKKVTLQLKNSATNMKSAGVSGSVIPKNVVLTSSSANACSPGTTTVPGVRKVIRMQQQTQQNGRQILVPVTIQDLRTIKIVNSNNMKHKSANIKLAAANMLQQSKQGLIQKNMVLSKDQLLIDDGLSDAAPSSSDSESYVFEDIMEQSNSVIAEVERQQKHIISDSDVEPDGDDGDDDDIDMDDIGKGRNQNGTYQKLMLTTEEKRLLAKEGISLPTSYPLTKHEERELKRIRRKIRNKISAQDSRKRKKEYVDGLEERVKQCTEENQNLVKRIKILQSQNHDLVSQMKRIQSLLTKGTSKTTQPATCLMVLLISMALVAVPNLKLGNTATQQNIQDSIEMSELMQEVANEKLQVQQSRRSLLFDTKEQAHGSDEELNFEEIMSSFNANSLIANEHDYFSEADGRSGNEPPSAKRSKLLTTTLIDYDVDDDIWNGGNKIRIKQEAAGSMSPDSSTTVGTNSQLFEQKVRLFQSTLQKSIRDEENGMAQEFFAQDNINSQVIVDRELFDLVGKHDNGLYEMNHDTFAGLQTKGMNGVNGIDLLGVRSEPTVVVNADSTAAEPNEARKMNASQQIQQQNNKRKLLL comes from the exons ATGATGGAGGGTGGTGACATAAACAATTTTCTCTTCGAC GACGATTGGCCGGAGGAAGATTTCATGAGTTTGCTGAAGATGGATGATACAATGCTGTTTAGCGAACCTTCCGCCAACAATGGCGGTGGTACGGACGAGCTGGACGATATTATGCGACAGCTGAACTACAGTTACTCGACGGAGTCGTATCTGGGCGAGCAACAGGTCACATCCCCGCTGTCGTCCGATTCGTCCTCGGATCAAGATTTCCACGGTTTCCCAAGCACAACCgacggcggcagcagcagtgcgTCGCTGGATGGATATTTCGACGAGGGGTACGCAGTACGCATGCAGGACTCTCCGCCCATAAAGTCGGAACTAGCGAGCGTAGACTTCAATATGCTCAACGTACTGGAACCGGGCAGCCCAACCGAAGAAGAAGGCGTCATCTCTTCGGCTGCCTCTGACAGTGGATTGTCAAGCGATCATCTTGATCT GGACCCGAACACGGAATATGAGGCACTTAGTCCCGCAATGTCTTCACTCGGTTCGTCCATTAGCGAACGCGGTGGCCAAAATTCGACCCACCGTTACACAAAATCAAGCACAGAAACGCCTCAAATTATTCAACATGTCCAGCTTGCTGCATCACAACCGGCGGCAACCCTCCCGCAAACGATATCTGCAGGCCAACCAACGTCACAAACCACGGTACCGGCACGTGCTGAAAAGTTCGTTACTAAAGCGATTGTTACTAATGCATCCACCAGCATGAATCCGCAACCGATGAAAACTTCCTCGAGCAAGATGTCTACGGCGACCGTTTACCAACAGTTGACGGGAGCAAAATCATTGATTAGCAACGGTCCCAAGAGGATTTTCGCATCGGCCAATAGAAATTCCACGGCGACATCAATTGTGTCTAGTGCTCCGCCGCAGCAGATCGTAAGCAATGGCAAAGAGCTCAAGATAATCCGTATGGCAACGATGAAGAACGGTCAAACGGTTGCAGTTGCCAGCGGACTCACGGCGGCCAGTACGACGACcagtaacaacaaaaaggtTACCTTGCAGCTGAAGAACTCAGCGACGAACATGAAATCGGCTGGTGTCAGCGGGTCGGTTATTCCCAAAAATGTGGTGCTGACTTCGTCGTCGGCAAACGCTTGCAGTCccggcaccaccaccgtgcCCGGTGTGCGTAAAGTTATCCGCatgcagcagcaaacgcaacagaacggacgCCAAATACTCGTCCCGGTAACGATTCAAGATCTCCGAACGATTAAGATCGTCAACTCCAACAATATGAAGCATAAGTCGGCCAACATCAAGCTGGCTGCGGCTAACATGCTGCAACAGTCCAAGCAGGGTCTAATACAGAAGAACATGGTGCTAAGCAAGGATCAGCTCCTGATTGATGACGGTCTGTCGGACGCTGCGCCGAGTTCGTCCGATTCGGAAAGCTACGTGTTTGAGGACATCATGGAGCAGAGCAACTCGGTGATTGCCGAGGTAGAACGCCAGCAGAAGCATATCATCAGCGATTCCGATGTCGAACCGGACGGggacgatggtgatgacgaCGATATCGATATGGATGACATCGGTAAAGGGCGCAATCAGAACGGCACCTACCAGAAGCTGATGTTGACGACGGAGGAGAAACGCCTGTTGGCGAAGGAAGGCATCTCCCTACCGACCAGCTATCCGCTAACCAAACACGAGGAGCGTGAGCTGAAGCGCATCCGGCGAAAAATTCGCAACAAAATCTCGGCCCAGGACTCCCGCAAGCGCAAGAAGGAGTACGTCGATGGGCTGGAGGAAAG AGTGAAACAGTGTACGGAAGAGAACCAGAATTTGGTGAAACGAATCAAGATTCTGCAGAGCCAAAATCACGATCTCGTTAGCCAGATGAAACGCATCCAGTCGCTGCTGACGAAGGGCACCAGCAAGACTACACAGCCTGCCACCTGTCTAATGGTGCTGTTGATCAGCATGGCTCTCGTCGCCGTTCCAAACCTTAAGCTTGGCAACACGGCCACCCAGCAAAACATTCAAGACTCGATAGAGATGTCTGAGCTAATGCAGGAGGTGGCAAACGAGAAGCTGCAGGTGCAGCAGAGTCGTCGCTCGCTGCTATTCGACACCAAGGAGCAAGCCCATGGCAGCGATGAAGAGTTGAACTTCGAAGAGATCATGTCCTCGTTCAACGCCAACTCGTTGATCGCGAATGAGCACGACTATTTCAGCGAGGCTGATGGTCGTTCCGGCAACGAGCCACCTTCAGCGAAGCGCTCCAAGCTGCTGACGACCACACTCATAGACTACGATGTGGACGATGACATTTGGAACGGTGGTAACAAGATCCGCATCAAGCAGGAAGCGGCGGGATCTATGTCACCGGACAGTAGCACCACTGTCGGCACTAACAGCCAGCTGTTTGAGCAGAAAGTGCGTTTATTCCAGTCCACTTTGCAGAAGAGCATTCGtgacgaagaaaatggtaTGGCGCAAGAGTTTTTCGCACAGGACAACATCAACAGCCAGGTGATTGTGGATCGCGAGTTGTTCGATTTGGTCGGCAAGCACGATAACGGACTGTACGAGATGAACCACGATACATTCGCGGGTCTGCAGACGAAGGGCATGAACGGTGTAAACGGTATCGATCTGCTGGGAGTCCGCTCCGAACCAACGGTCGTTGTTAATGCCGACTCGACAGCGGCTGAGCCGAACGAAGCACGAAAGATGAACGCTTCACAGCAGattcagcagcaaaacaacaagcgTAAATTGCTGCTTTAA
- the LOC128309691 gene encoding vacuolar protein sorting-associated protein 33B gives MESSCISKLLGFRQIAQEKLQHIFYSIPSEKDFIIEPALIKPLEHVCGASWLRKKGIDKIFKFDPKNPPPKRKQFVYFITSNLLTFKSVLDQISGYQSQTSSLMEPDIRNKQYHVLVLPTVLASFEHLLEEEGLHGVVELYNFQWDFLQLDESILSLELPNVFADVFVRKDTTPLGSIAQSIRIFNLVMGKPHLVFSLGENAEKILQMVQRMESDKRHVMASSSAGKDNSKAAPKEAKEPEYAAMLILDRDRDYPACLLTPVVYCGLLLEIQNLNSGSLSVDGDSNKIKLGKLAFLQQQQDLTQHENASKQEATSLRMSGTQDMIYLEHRYRHFSEVISLLSAQAKTLGLEGKAYTREMKLQEMKDYVTNKLPKVAAAKKELFKHLRLCETIVEEIGANFEKHQMIEESILTNTNRKQIMNYILELLSSDAHKYNTLRLICLYHVTIGLTGEDMTKLMTAYLNAFGYRYLAVFYNLFQARLFPDTTNLSKTKILSQISIPTMKTPFQIEANKLKQLPTDANESVPGTAGSDRDAGLAGVASGGINVGGKACSSYVFNGNYIPLITQLTHMIFAASSFDQLNTRLGHLERLKVSGRVLQGSNQPSVDTFASPKTIKELSASSHKAALNQLFPFQEKTMFIFIVGGITYAEIAACHLLERTLGAKIVLSSDRIIAGHDLIESAVNC, from the exons ATGGAATCTTCGTGTATTAGCAAATTACTCGGATTCCGACAGATTGCGCAGGAAAAGCTTCAGCATATCTTCTATTCCATACCATCGGAAAAGGATTTCATCATCGAACCGGCACTAATCAAACCGCTGGAGCATGTATGCGGAGCATCCTGGTTGAG GAAGAAAGGCATCGATAAGATATTTAAATTCGACCCGAAAAATCCACCCCCAAAGAGGAAACAATTCGTTTACTTTATCACCTCAAATTTGCTTACATTCAAAAGCGTATTGGACCAAATCAGTGGTTACCAGAGCCAAACGAGTAGCCTGATGGAACCGGACATACGTAACAAACAGTACCACGTGCTGGTGCTACCAACGGTGCTGGCCAGTTTCGAACACTTGCTGGAGGAAGAAGGTCTGCATGGCGTGGTTGAGCTGTACAATTTCCAGTGGGACTTTCTGCAGCTGGACGAATCGATCCTTAGCCTCGAGCTACCAAACGTGTTTGCCGATGTATTCGTACGCAAGGATACAACACCGCTCGGTTCGATCGCGCAAAGCATACGCATCTTTAATCTCGTTATGGGCAAACCACATTTGGTTTTTAGCTTGGGAGAGAATGCGGAGAAGATACTGCAAATGGTGCAGCGCATGGAATCCGACAAGCGGCATGTAATGGCTTCATCCAGCGCGGGGAAAGACAACAGCAAAGCCGCACCAAAGGAAGCAAAGGAACCCGAGTATGCGGCAATGCTGATACTGGACCGTGATCGGGACTATCCCGCCTGCTTGCTGACACCGGTCGTGTACTGTGGGCTACTGCTCGAAATACAGAATCTCAACTCCGGTTCGCTCTCGGTGGACGGCGATAGTAACAAAATCAAGCTCGGCAAACTGGCTTttttgcaacaacagcaagacCTAACGCAGCACGAGAACGCATCGAAGCAGGAAGCTACTAGCTTACGCATGAGCGGAACACAGGATATGATCTATCTCGAGCACAGATATCGCCACTTCTCCGAGGTCATCAGCTTGCTTAGTGCGCAGGCCAAAACCCTCGGCTTGGAGGGGAAGGCATACACGCGGGAAATGAAGCTTCAAGAAATGAAGGACTACGTCACGAACAAGCTGCCGAAGGTGGCTGCCGCCAAGAAGGAGCTGTTCAAACATCTACGCCTGTGCGAGACGATCGTGGAGGAAATTGGAGCAAATTTTGAGAAGCATCAAATGATCGAGGAAAGCATTCTAACCAACACGAACCGGAAGCAAATAATGAACTACATTCTCGAGCTGTTAAGCAGCGATGCGCACAAGTACAACACGTTGCGGCTGATCTGTCTGTACCACGTTACGATAGGGTTGACCGGGGAAGATATGACGAAGCTGATGACCGCCTACCTAAACGCGTTCGGCTATCGCTACCTTGCCGTATTTTACAATCTGTTCCAGGCGCGCCTGTTCCCGGACACAACGAATCTCAGCAAAACGAAAATCCTCTCGCAAATCTCTATTCCCACCATGAAGACACCGTTTCAGATTGAAgcgaacaaattaaaacagttGCCTACGGACGCGAACGAATCCGTTCCGGGAACTGCCGGGAGTGACCGTGACGCAGGCCTAGCAGGTGTCGCATCGGGTGGCATCAATGTGGGAGGAAAGGCCTGTTCCAGTTACGTATTCAACGGTAATTACATTCCACTAATAACACAGCTTACGCACATGATATTTGCCGCCTCTAGCTTCGACCAGCTCAACACCAGATTAGGCCACCTGGAACGGCTGAAGGTATCGGGACGCGTACTGCAAGGAAGCAACCAACCGTCGGTTGACACGTTCGCTTCACCCAAAACGATCAAGGAGCTGTCGGCCAGCAGCCATAAAGCAGCGTTAAATCAGCTGTTTCCGTTCCAGGAGAAAACGATGTTCATCTTCATCGTTGGTGGAATTACGTATGCGGAGATAGCTGCATGCCACTTGCTCGAGCGCACGCTGGGGGCCAAAATTGTGCTTTCTTCCGATCGCATCATTGCAGGGCACGATCTGATAGAAAGTGCAGTAAATTGTTAA